In Brevibacillus brevis NBRC 100599, a single genomic region encodes these proteins:
- a CDS encoding restriction endonuclease subunit S, which produces MIKPNYMEKLLEGVEVEWKALGDVTLPTSNIRWRDTKDTYRYIDLTSVSREKNIIIETTEISAENAPSRAQKLVIKNDVIFATTRPTQQRLCLITEEFSGEVASTGYCILRARKDEVLPKWIYHSITSSRFKNYVEENQSGSAYPAISDAKVKDFKIPIPPLKVQEEIVRILDAFTEFTSELTSELTSELTARKKQYTYYRDKLLTFEEGEVEWKTLGEVAKFRRGSFPQPYGKDEWYGGEGAMPFVQVVDVGEDMRLVQNTKNKISKLAQPKSVFVQEGTVIVTLQGSIGRVAITQYDCYVDRTLAIFESFQVKINKKYFAYQLQAKFAFEKEKARGSTIKTITKEEFTKFQIPIPPLTEQERIVSILDKFDALTSSITEALPREIELRQKQYEYYRNLLLSFPKEEVEE; this is translated from the coding sequence ATGATTAAGCCAAATTATATGGAGAAACTCCTTGAGGGGGTTGAGGTTGAGTGGAAAGCATTAGGGGATGTTACATTACCAACTTCCAATATTAGGTGGAGAGATACAAAGGATACTTATCGGTATATTGATTTAACTTCAGTTAGTCGCGAAAAAAACATAATAATTGAGACAACTGAAATATCCGCCGAAAATGCACCAAGCAGAGCCCAAAAATTAGTCATAAAAAATGATGTTATTTTTGCAACAACTCGTCCTACCCAGCAAAGACTTTGCTTGATTACTGAAGAATTTTCTGGAGAAGTTGCTAGTACTGGTTATTGTATCTTAAGAGCCAGAAAAGATGAAGTTTTACCGAAATGGATTTATCATTCTATTACTTCATCGAGATTTAAAAATTATGTAGAAGAGAATCAAAGTGGTTCAGCATATCCAGCTATTTCAGATGCGAAGGTCAAAGATTTCAAAATCCCCATCCCACCTCTAAAAGTACAAGAGGAAATAGTCCGTATTTTGGACGCCTTCACAGAGTTTACATCAGAGCTTACATCAGAGCTTACATCAGAGCTTACAGCTCGTAAAAAGCAATATACCTATTACCGTGATAAGTTGTTGACTTTTGAAGAGGGGGAGGTTGAATGGAAGACATTGGGGGAAGTGGCGAAATTTCGTCGTGGCTCATTCCCTCAACCATATGGTAAAGATGAGTGGTACGGCGGTGAAGGTGCAATGCCTTTTGTTCAAGTAGTCGATGTTGGGGAAGATATGCGACTTGTACAAAACACAAAAAATAAAATCTCGAAATTAGCACAACCTAAAAGTGTGTTTGTACAAGAAGGTACTGTCATTGTAACTTTACAAGGCAGTATAGGTAGAGTTGCTATTACACAATACGACTGCTATGTAGATAGAACTCTTGCTATATTTGAGAGTTTTCAGGTCAAAATTAACAAAAAATATTTTGCATATCAACTACAAGCCAAATTTGCATTTGAAAAAGAAAAAGCTCGTGGCAGTACGATAAAAACTATTACCAAAGAAGAATTTACAAAGTTTCAAATCCCTATCCCACCTCTTACCGAGCAAGAGCGTATAGTATCTATATTAGATAAATTCGATGCCTTGACATCCTCAATTACTGAGGCTTTACCTCGTGAAATAGAATTGCGTCAAAAGCAATACGAATATTACCGTAATTTGCTTCTCAGCTTTCCAAAAGAGGAGGTAGAGGAGTAG
- a CDS encoding AAA family ATPase yields MSVSLTEIAQTLKNAKHKTKAKDASESDVTVQLIYAFNGTGKTRLSQAFKSLVVPKADEDAELEESEVISKKILYYNAFTEDLFYWDNDLENDVELKLKIHPNSFTRWIFKDQGQDGNVISNFQRYTDKKLTPYFNEEYIIENKDGKNIKVEAFTEITFSYERGNDERSYDIKISKGEESNFVWCVFYSLLEQVIGVLNVAEPSERETNQFDQLEYVFIDDPVSSLDDNHLIELAVNLAQLIKSSESKLKFIITTHNPLFYNVLHNEFKKGTFKKYVLKKNEGGEYELVSQNNDSPFSYHLFLKTEIEKAIETDQLKKYHFNFFRNILEKTSTFLGYDNWGELLFKITEGNPEPYITRIVNISSHSKHSGDEVAELSDDDKRVLNYLLKGLKETYQFK; encoded by the coding sequence ATGAGCGTTTCATTAACTGAGATCGCACAAACGTTAAAAAATGCTAAACATAAAACCAAAGCTAAAGATGCGAGCGAATCTGATGTAACAGTTCAACTGATTTACGCTTTTAATGGGACTGGTAAAACTAGGCTTTCGCAAGCATTCAAATCGTTAGTGGTACCGAAAGCAGATGAGGATGCAGAGCTAGAGGAATCGGAAGTTATTAGTAAAAAAATCCTTTATTATAATGCATTTACGGAGGATTTATTTTATTGGGATAATGACTTGGAAAATGATGTTGAACTAAAACTTAAAATTCATCCTAATTCTTTTACAAGATGGATATTTAAAGATCAGGGCCAAGATGGGAATGTTATTTCTAATTTTCAACGCTATACGGATAAAAAATTAACGCCATATTTTAATGAAGAATATATTATTGAAAATAAAGATGGGAAAAATATAAAGGTAGAAGCTTTTACAGAAATAACCTTTTCATATGAGCGCGGTAATGATGAGCGTTCATATGACATTAAAATTTCAAAAGGAGAAGAAAGTAACTTTGTATGGTGTGTTTTTTATTCTCTTCTTGAACAGGTTATTGGTGTATTAAATGTAGCTGAACCAAGTGAGAGAGAAACAAATCAGTTCGACCAGCTAGAATACGTATTCATAGATGACCCTGTAAGTTCATTAGATGATAACCACTTGATTGAGTTAGCAGTAAATCTAGCACAATTGATAAAATCCAGTGAATCAAAGCTTAAATTTATAATAACCACACATAATCCTTTATTTTATAATGTGCTGCATAATGAGTTTAAAAAAGGTACTTTTAAAAAATATGTTCTCAAAAAAAATGAAGGTGGAGAATATGAATTAGTTTCCCAAAACAATGATTCTCCTTTTTCCTATCATCTTTTCTTAAAAACTGAAATAGAGAAAGCTATTGAAACAGATCAATTAAAAAAGTATCATTTTAATTTTTTTAGAAATATTTTGGAGAAAACATCGACATTTTTAGGTTATGACAACTGGGGGGAACTTTTATTTAAAATTACAGAGGGAAATCCTGAACCTTATATTACAAGAATCGTTAATATTTCAAGTCATTCAAAACATTCAGGAGATGAAGTAGCTGAATTATCAGATGATGATAAACGTGTTTTAAATTATTTACTAAAAGGACTTAAGGAAACATATCAGTTTAAATAA
- a CDS encoding type I restriction endonuclease subunit R — MIDFKPIAESNNFIVLDKYTKIDQQGVGYQTEADLERELIQDLVNQGYEHLASLTTPEKMLANVRVQLQNLNNVQFSDAEWIRFCEQFLDKPSDNHIDKTRKIHNDYIYDFVFDDGHIQNIYLVDKKNISNNKMQVISQFEQKGTQANRYDVTILVNGLPLVQVELKKRGIAIREAFNQIHRYSKESFNSVNSLFKYLQIFVISNGTDSRYFANTTKRDKNSFDFTMNWAKSDNTLIKDLKDFTATFFQKNTLLNILLKYSVFDVSDNLLIMRPYQIAAAERILWKIVSSYLAKNWRTTESGGYIWHTTGSGKTLTSFKAARLATELDFIDKVFFVVDRKDLDFQTMKEYQRFSPDSVNGSESTAGLKRNIEKDDNKIIVTTIQKLNNLIKSETELPIYNKQVVFIFDEAHRSQFGEAQKNINKKFKKFYQFGFTGTPIFPENALGSETTASVFGRELHSYVITDAIRDEKVLKFKVDYNDVRPKFKTIETEKDEKKLLAAENKEALLHPERIKEISQYILNNFRVKTHRLSASAKGFNAMFAVSNVDAAKLYYESLNNLQKGSNKPLKIATIFSFAANEEQNAIGEIPDETFEPSAMDSSAKEFLSLAIKDYNAMFKTNYGVESKEFQNYYRDLAKRVKDKEIDLLIVVGMFLTGFDAPTLNTLFVDKNLRYHGLMQAFSRTNRIYDSTKTFGNIVTFRDLEQATIDAITLFGDTNTKNVVLEKSYKEYMEGFTDVVTGEARRGYVDVVKELQERFPNVEDIATEKDKKEFAKLFGEYLRIENILQNYDEFSGLKALQTIDINDPEALGNFKSTHYVSDEDIAVMQEIKVLEERTIQDYRSSYNDIRDWLRCEKTGKEKDNSSIDWDDVVFEVDLLKSQEINLDYILELIFENNKKVKDKGLLVEEVRRLIRSSVGNRAKESLVVDFINQTDLDNIQDKASIIDAFFSFAQTEQKREAEELINTENLNEEAAKRYILTSLKREFASENGTELNEILPKMSPLNPQYLTKKQSVFQKISAFVDKFKGVGGKI; from the coding sequence ATGATAGATTTCAAACCCATCGCAGAATCAAATAACTTTATAGTATTAGATAAATATACGAAAATAGATCAACAAGGAGTTGGCTATCAAACAGAAGCTGATTTAGAACGAGAACTCATTCAAGATTTAGTGAATCAAGGTTATGAACATCTAGCAAGTTTAACCACTCCTGAAAAAATGCTTGCTAATGTCCGGGTGCAACTGCAAAACCTTAATAATGTGCAATTTTCGGATGCTGAATGGATTAGATTTTGTGAGCAGTTTTTAGATAAACCCAGTGATAACCACATTGATAAAACCCGTAAAATTCATAACGATTATATTTATGACTTTGTTTTTGATGATGGGCATATTCAAAACATTTACCTAGTAGACAAAAAGAATATTTCGAACAATAAAATGCAGGTAATTTCCCAATTTGAACAAAAAGGAACGCAAGCCAATAGATATGATGTTACCATTTTAGTCAATGGCTTACCTTTAGTACAAGTAGAGCTTAAAAAGCGTGGGATTGCCATTCGTGAAGCCTTTAATCAGATTCATCGATATAGTAAAGAGAGCTTTAATTCAGTAAACTCTCTGTTTAAATATTTACAGATTTTCGTGATTTCTAATGGGACAGATAGCCGCTATTTTGCGAATACGACTAAACGTGATAAGAACAGTTTTGATTTCACTATGAATTGGGCAAAATCGGATAATACCCTGATAAAAGATCTAAAAGATTTTACGGCTACATTTTTTCAGAAAAATACTTTATTGAATATACTACTGAAATACTCCGTTTTTGATGTGAGCGATAACCTGTTGATTATGCGTCCCTATCAAATTGCTGCCGCAGAGAGAATTTTATGGAAAATCGTAAGTTCATACTTAGCCAAAAACTGGAGAACCACTGAAAGTGGCGGATATATTTGGCATACAACAGGTTCCGGGAAAACACTTACGAGTTTTAAAGCAGCTCGTTTGGCTACTGAACTGGATTTTATAGATAAAGTATTTTTTGTTGTAGATAGGAAAGACCTAGATTTTCAGACAATGAAAGAGTATCAGCGTTTTTCTCCTGATAGTGTTAATGGTTCAGAAAGTACCGCAGGATTAAAGCGTAACATTGAAAAAGATGATAATAAAATTATTGTGACGACGATTCAAAAACTGAATAACCTAATTAAAAGCGAAACAGAGTTACCTATATATAATAAGCAAGTGGTATTTATTTTTGATGAAGCTCACCGTTCACAATTCGGTGAAGCTCAAAAAAATATCAATAAAAAGTTTAAGAAGTTCTATCAATTTGGATTTACAGGTACGCCTATTTTCCCGGAAAATGCGTTAGGTTCTGAAACGACTGCTTCTGTCTTTGGTCGAGAGTTACACTCTTATGTAATTACGGATGCCATTAGAGATGAAAAAGTTTTAAAGTTCAAAGTAGATTATAACGATGTACGTCCCAAGTTCAAAACGATTGAAACAGAAAAGGACGAGAAAAAGCTGTTGGCAGCAGAAAATAAAGAAGCTTTACTGCATCCTGAACGAATCAAAGAAATTTCTCAATATATCCTCAATAATTTTAGAGTAAAAACCCATCGTCTAAGCGCGAGTGCAAAAGGATTTAACGCCATGTTTGCTGTGAGTAATGTTGACGCAGCCAAACTCTACTATGAATCATTAAATAACTTACAAAAGGGAAGTAATAAACCCCTTAAGATTGCGACAATCTTCTCCTTTGCTGCTAATGAAGAGCAAAATGCTATAGGTGAAATTCCTGATGAAACTTTTGAACCTTCAGCAATGGATAGTAGTGCAAAAGAGTTTTTAAGTTTAGCCATTAAAGACTATAATGCCATGTTTAAAACCAATTATGGCGTAGAAAGTAAGGAATTTCAAAATTATTATCGTGACCTTGCTAAACGAGTAAAAGACAAAGAGATTGATTTGTTGATTGTTGTTGGAATGTTTTTAACTGGTTTTGATGCACCTACATTAAATACTTTATTTGTTGATAAAAATCTTAGGTATCATGGATTAATGCAAGCTTTTTCGAGAACAAATCGTATTTATGATTCCACCAAAACCTTTGGAAATATTGTTACTTTTAGAGATTTAGAACAAGCAACCATAGACGCGATTACTCTTTTTGGGGATACAAACACAAAAAATGTGGTGTTGGAAAAAAGCTATAAAGAGTATATGGAAGGATTCACTGATGTGGTAACGGGTGAAGCCCGTCGTGGTTATGTAGACGTAGTAAAAGAGCTACAAGAGCGTTTTCCTAATGTGGAAGATATTGCTACTGAAAAGGATAAAAAAGAGTTTGCGAAACTCTTTGGTGAATATTTGCGTATTGAAAATATTTTACAGAATTATGATGAATTTTCAGGTCTAAAAGCTTTACAAACAATAGATATCAATGACCCTGAGGCTTTGGGAAATTTTAAATCTACTCACTATGTAAGTGATGAGGATATAGCTGTTATGCAAGAGATTAAAGTACTAGAAGAAAGAACGATTCAGGATTATCGTTCATCATATAATGATATTCGTGATTGGCTTCGTTGTGAAAAAACTGGAAAAGAAAAAGATAATTCCTCTATTGATTGGGATGATGTTGTCTTTGAAGTAGATCTTTTAAAATCCCAAGAGATCAATTTAGATTACATTCTTGAACTTATTTTTGAAAATAACAAAAAAGTAAAAGATAAGGGTTTATTGGTTGAAGAGGTACGTCGTTTAATTCGTTCTAGTGTGGGGAACCGTGCGAAAGAAAGTTTAGTAGTCGATTTTATCAATCAAACAGATTTAGACAATATTCAAGATAAAGCAAGTATTATTGATGCCTTCTTCTCCTTTGCTCAAACTGAGCAAAAACGTGAAGCAGAAGAATTGATTAATACTGAAAATCTTAATGAAGAGGCTGCAAAAAGATATATTTTAACTTCATTAAAAAGAGAATTTGCCAGTGAAAATGGAACGGAGCTTAATGAAATTCTTCCTAAAATGAGTCCTCTTAATCCTCAGTATTTAACAAAAAAGCAGAGCGTTTTTCAGAAAATCTCTGCCTTTGTAGATAAGTTTAAGGGAGTAGGTGGAAAGATTTAA
- a CDS encoding SMI1/KNR4 family protein: MSNPFEALISKIRGSKTSVDGNVHIKNEKYQFTFYFSNESITDTKEKLKSFELPEDYVSFLSHYESATVFKSAKHNSGGYDVLSTELVIGYWKGYSIDHPYYPIVWSDISNSCICVDQDRIHSGKGYLTWVGSILPDDTIDIDLTFTELLEQLIEHDGIEFWDQPIGEEE; this comes from the coding sequence GTGAGTAATCCTTTTGAAGCCCTCATTAGTAAGATCAGGGGAAGTAAGACAAGTGTAGACGGGAACGTTCATATCAAAAACGAAAAATATCAATTTACATTCTACTTCTCGAACGAGTCTATCACAGACACAAAGGAGAAATTAAAATCGTTTGAGTTACCAGAGGATTACGTCAGTTTTTTAAGTCACTACGAAAGTGCAACAGTATTCAAGAGCGCCAAGCACAACTCTGGGGGTTATGATGTGCTAAGTACCGAACTCGTCATTGGGTACTGGAAAGGCTACAGCATCGACCATCCTTACTATCCTATCGTTTGGAGTGATATCTCAAATAGCTGTATATGTGTGGATCAAGACAGAATACATAGTGGCAAAGGTTACCTCACATGGGTTGGATCGATACTACCAGACGATACTATCGACATAGACCTGACGTTCACAGAGTTGTTGGAACAACTTATTGAGCATGACGGAATTGAGTTTTGGGATCAACCCATTGGGGAGGAAGAGTAA
- a CDS encoding SMI1/KNR4 family protein: MSNSFNRILDKIKGRREQLNGDLHIIGEEFEFVFQMSTDSAAELEKLKSFELPEDYVSYFSQYNRAVLFRDLEFGSSLFTILDPHNVIEYWKGYSIDHPYYPIAWSSHSLGCICVDQDRLDSGNGYLTWIESMDPDNPIDIDLTFTEWLDKLIEHEGKEFWIPFHEEEE; the protein is encoded by the coding sequence GTGAGCAATTCTTTTAACCGTATTTTAGACAAGATCAAGGGAAGAAGAGAGCAACTGAACGGTGATTTGCATATTATCGGTGAAGAATTTGAGTTTGTTTTTCAAATGTCTACTGACTCTGCCGCTGAGTTAGAGAAGCTAAAGTCATTTGAGCTACCCGAGGATTATGTGAGCTACTTCTCACAGTACAACAGAGCCGTATTATTTCGCGATTTAGAATTTGGCAGCAGTCTCTTCACGATATTAGACCCTCACAATGTTATTGAATACTGGAAGGGATACAGCATCGATCACCCTTACTATCCTATCGCATGGAGCAGTCACTCTTTAGGCTGTATATGCGTAGATCAAGACCGACTAGACAGCGGAAACGGCTACCTCACATGGATTGAATCGATGGACCCCGACAACCCGATTGACATTGATCTGACATTTACAGAATGGTTGGATAAGCTCATCGAGCATGAGGGGAAGGAATTCTGGATTCCGTTCCATGAGGAGGAAGAGTAG
- a CDS encoding HNH endonuclease translates to MKKFKRVFVPFVVFSLLVAPMSVLTPASAESIQEIAETEEVVDFENLPIQLAEGVTLEELAEAINEPRILESKNVTIIESSTADEVIGERQMVFSPNAAPVAKEDDSKFDFGVFTYDEAAEADEANEVDESDMNQVRASKPMSGYPRPVGVFFDHFMTADWAGGDIYSNVKVSAVIGSVSSVSATHSITRSVTKDGKYRVERTNKPYWRLPYVNLTQDRVRANAETYWWSGEFTGTVTFQSGNSAPINTLKEVKSILTNNKGEIYPDYVDPQSNIKLIKPDADMVRQKRERDSGYRKDFERRYVGYFGQPQYFAWDDVEIHHMIPLEYYGENDFDNLIPLLKKDRKNDYILPHREVTEWWESYRKN, encoded by the coding sequence ATGAAGAAATTCAAAAGAGTATTTGTGCCTTTTGTTGTGTTCTCATTGTTAGTTGCTCCTATGTCAGTCTTGACGCCAGCATCTGCTGAAAGTATACAGGAAATTGCCGAGACAGAAGAAGTTGTTGATTTCGAAAACCTTCCCATACAACTGGCGGAGGGAGTAACACTAGAGGAATTGGCAGAGGCCATCAATGAACCACGCATCCTTGAAAGCAAAAACGTAACGATTATAGAGAGCAGCACAGCGGATGAAGTCATCGGGGAGCGTCAAATGGTGTTCAGCCCCAATGCAGCACCAGTTGCAAAAGAAGACGATTCTAAATTTGACTTCGGTGTCTTTACTTACGACGAAGCTGCCGAGGCCGATGAGGCTAACGAGGTTGATGAATCTGACATGAATCAGGTTAGAGCCTCTAAACCGATGAGTGGGTATCCTAGACCTGTTGGAGTGTTCTTTGACCACTTCATGACAGCCGACTGGGCAGGCGGTGATATATATTCTAATGTTAAAGTATCCGCAGTGATCGGTAGCGTGTCCTCTGTATCGGCTACTCACTCTATCACTCGCTCAGTAACCAAGGACGGGAAATATCGAGTAGAAAGAACGAATAAGCCATATTGGAGACTCCCTTACGTCAATCTAACACAGGATAGGGTGCGTGCGAATGCAGAGACTTACTGGTGGTCAGGTGAATTTACCGGCACTGTTACATTCCAGAGTGGTAATTCCGCACCTATCAACACATTGAAGGAAGTAAAAAGTATCCTGACTAACAATAAAGGCGAAATTTACCCTGATTACGTCGATCCGCAGTCAAACATCAAGTTAATTAAACCGGACGCTGACATGGTGCGTCAGAAGAGAGAGCGAGATTCGGGGTATAGAAAGGACTTCGAGAGACGTTACGTTGGTTACTTCGGTCAGCCTCAATATTTCGCTTGGGATGATGTTGAAATCCATCATATGATTCCGCTAGAATATTATGGGGAAAACGATTTCGACAACCTGATCCCTCTACTCAAAAAGGATAGAAAAAACGATTACATTCTGCCACATAGGGAAGTAACTGAATGGTGGGAGAGTTACCGAAAGAATTGA
- a CDS encoding aspartyl-phosphate phosphatase Spo0E family protein, translating into MVEWQEVSNEDLTQIIKNLQYQLKEVFKQQGKLTNSDVLKISQELDEYILEYQRRNLTNQKGAKL; encoded by the coding sequence ATGGTTGAATGGCAAGAAGTAAGCAACGAAGACCTTACACAAATCATCAAGAATCTACAATATCAGCTTAAAGAAGTCTTCAAACAACAGGGCAAACTGACAAACTCCGATGTGTTGAAGATAAGTCAAGAACTGGATGAGTACATCTTAGAGTACCAACGAAGAAATCTTACTAATCAGAAAGGAGCCAAATTGTAA
- a CDS encoding helix-turn-helix domain-containing protein, with protein sequence MQKKTIGDMLSESRRNNGLSFAELEDRTGVSRGVLQKIESGETKRPEFKTVKSIAALFPYSYEEIIEGYLEDETRIETLFEILQEVIQCEYSSLVERVSLKILQSPNEKIEKALERLYSFCDSIAIAETNDEICLVLFKVIANYARQCGEPKYIAKALLKKYLIERNDLKRLEETFRMGEEVLYYTDFLTIEEKIIYYFRMGLHAHNTQKYSMCIELCQKGLALETSITELKARAYLAMINSYFFLDNFDAVEQHLDVFEEFEYDFVVESTKINRATTKARKKDYEVAIPMLRKYMDELHKENKIHVVNELLEIYLELGNMDAIEEVLMNEKAILPATPQTPYKHRSIGAYYQLKGKFQTKLGRLDEGMESYVNSLKAYGVISAFEEMHKCLNEMLTYFDENSLPMDLQYVQKLKGVYNTTMVNFGK encoded by the coding sequence GTGCAAAAGAAAACAATTGGGGACATGTTGTCTGAGAGCCGAAGAAATAATGGCTTGTCTTTTGCTGAGTTAGAAGATAGAACTGGTGTAAGTAGGGGCGTACTACAAAAGATTGAGAGCGGAGAGACAAAACGCCCTGAATTTAAAACAGTGAAGTCGATAGCCGCTCTATTTCCGTACTCGTATGAAGAAATTATTGAAGGATACCTTGAGGATGAGACTAGGATTGAGACGTTATTTGAAATTCTTCAAGAGGTCATTCAGTGTGAATATTCTTCATTAGTGGAAAGAGTATCATTGAAAATTCTCCAATCGCCGAATGAAAAGATTGAGAAGGCATTAGAGCGACTTTATAGCTTCTGTGACTCCATTGCTATAGCTGAAACAAATGACGAAATTTGTTTAGTTCTTTTCAAGGTAATTGCAAATTATGCACGACAATGTGGAGAGCCGAAGTATATTGCAAAAGCATTATTGAAAAAATATCTGATTGAAAGAAATGATCTGAAAAGGCTAGAGGAAACATTCCGAATGGGAGAAGAGGTTTTATATTACACAGACTTCCTTACGATTGAGGAAAAGATCATCTACTATTTTAGAATGGGACTCCATGCTCATAACACCCAAAAATATTCAATGTGTATTGAACTATGCCAGAAAGGTCTTGCACTTGAAACAAGTATTACTGAGTTAAAGGCAAGAGCCTATCTTGCCATGATTAACTCTTATTTCTTCTTAGACAATTTCGATGCAGTTGAACAGCATCTAGATGTGTTTGAAGAGTTTGAATATGATTTCGTTGTAGAATCCACCAAGATTAACCGGGCAACTACTAAAGCAAGGAAAAAGGATTACGAAGTCGCTATTCCGATGTTAAGAAAGTACATGGATGAACTTCACAAAGAGAACAAGATACATGTGGTAAACGAGTTACTCGAAATTTATTTAGAATTAGGTAATATGGATGCTATCGAAGAAGTGCTGATGAACGAGAAAGCAATCTTACCTGCTACTCCTCAGACACCTTATAAACACCGCTCGATTGGTGCTTACTACCAGCTAAAAGGAAAATTCCAAACTAAATTAGGGCGACTGGATGAGGGCATGGAAAGCTACGTTAACAGTTTAAAAGCGTATGGTGTCATTAGTGCATTTGAAGAGATGCATAAATGTTTGAACGAAATGCTAACTTATTTTGATGAAAATTCACTGCCGATGGATTTACAGTATGTCCAAAAGCTTAAAGGGGTGTATAATACAACTATGGTTAATTTTGGTAAATAA
- a CDS encoding lysozyme inhibitor LprI family protein yields MKGKILLLLFITIMLSSCQNISQSTTLNSETKSKMNSELPPDVVSTGNGTESKEITEGRSDPSNNEVLSMNIGNYELKGEFYDEMLRNPIDHDYEVEFNEYQNSKEIITTLKWGALESKYTEIWDKELNQIYKKLLSKLDREPREALIESQKEWLQYHLRETKFVEKTFIDNRYLGSQGSVSLGRAIRERIRERTMQLFEYRYLLDREVEFLYQSKK; encoded by the coding sequence ATGAAAGGTAAGATACTCTTATTACTTTTTATTACGATAATGTTGTCATCTTGTCAAAATATTAGTCAATCGACTACTTTGAACAGCGAAACTAAATCAAAAATGAATTCTGAACTGCCTCCTGATGTAGTGAGTACAGGTAATGGAACAGAATCGAAAGAAATAACAGAAGGTCGTTCAGATCCTTCTAACAATGAAGTGTTATCCATGAACATTGGGAACTATGAATTGAAAGGAGAATTTTATGATGAAATGCTTCGAAATCCTATAGATCATGATTATGAAGTAGAATTTAATGAATATCAAAATTCCAAAGAGATTATTACAACATTGAAATGGGGGGCTTTGGAAAGCAAATATACAGAGATTTGGGATAAAGAGTTGAATCAAATATATAAAAAGCTTCTTTCTAAGTTGGATAGAGAACCAAGAGAAGCACTAATTGAATCGCAGAAAGAATGGTTACAGTATCACTTAAGGGAAACAAAATTTGTAGAGAAGACATTTATTGATAATCGTTACCTTGGATCACAAGGATCGGTAAGCCTGGGCAGGGCTATACGGGAGAGAATTAGGGAAAGAACAATGCAATTATTTGAATATCGATATTTGCTAGATCGTGAAGTTGAGTTTTTATACCAAAGTAAAAAATAG